The Zalophus californianus isolate mZalCal1 chromosome 6, mZalCal1.pri.v2, whole genome shotgun sequence DNA window GCGCCAGCAGCCCCCGGCTCCGGGCTCCCGGATTCACTCCTGCATCTGCTGTCCCATGGCCTTCTCTGGCCGCTTCTCTTTTATCAGGACCTTTGTGATGACACTGGACCCgctcagataatccaggatcatcgccccatctcaagacccttagcttaatcacatctgcaaagtcctcgTACCATAAGAACACCCAACAGTTTCCAGGGACGAGGTCCTGGccgtctggggggtggggggtggggggtggggggtgggggcgggtggggcGCTCATTCTGGAGCCCACTCCAACAGCATCTATTACGTCCGGAATCACTGATGAGGACGCCAAGCTTCGTGACTCCCTGCTGTGTTACTTCCGCCAGAAATGTTGGAGAACGCCCGTCCTGTGGGGCAAGGACCCTGGAGGAAGACTTCGAGCGGCGCATTGCTGATAAAGTTCCCAGGCCTTGGTCCTGAAAAGCCGGCCCACGAAGACGTAAATCACCGGGTTCAGGCAGCTGTTGATGAAAGCGAAGAAGTTGGCATACTGCAGGCCCAGGTCGATGAAATCCTCCCAGAAGCAGCCTCGGACGGCCCGCACCTGGTAGAGGAACTCCAGGAAGGCGAAGAAGTGGTAGGGCGCCCAGCACACCAGGAAGGCAGCCACGAGCGCGAGGATGAGCACCGCGGCCTTGCGGCCCGTGCGGCCCCCGGCCCGCGCCCCGGGGACCCCCGCCCGCTCGCGCAGCGAGGCCAGGATGTGGCCGTTGAAGAAGACGATGGCGGCCAGCGGCAGCAGGAAGCCCAGCACGTTTAACTCCACCATCCTCAGCCAGGGCCAGGCGGCGCCGGACGGCAGCAGCACGCAGGCGCAGGAGTTGTTGAGCGGCGGCACGGCCGCGGTGGAGCGGAACAGGAACGTGGGGACGCTCAGGAGGCCGCCCAGCGTCCAGATGAGCAGGCAGGTGGCCtgggcccgccgccgccgccgccgctgccggcTGGCCACCGGGTGCACCAGTGCGCGGTAGCGGTCCCGGCTGATGGCCACCACCAGGAAGATGCTGATGAACAGGTTGGCCTTGATGACTCCATTGACCAGGCGGCACAGGGGGCCTCCGAAGGCCCAGCGGAATTGGTTGGCGATGTTCTCCGCCCAGAAGGGCAGGCCCGAGACGAACACCAGATCGGAGGCGGCCAGGTTGGCCAGGTAGATTTCCGCCACGCTCAGGCGCCGCCGGGGGAGGAGGAAGACCGACAGCACGAAGAGGTTTCCCAGCAGGCCGCAGATGCAGATGACGATGATGAACGTTGGTAACACCCTGTGCAGCACGGCCCAGGCCTCTTGAGCGCCGTCACAGGACGTGGCACTGGGGGGCGACAGCTGCGTCCGGTTCAGCGACAGGAACTCCAGGGGGGTCCGGGCCGCCATCCACAGGGACCTGCACTGAACGGCACGCAGCGTCAGGTGGGAGGCCGCCCGCCGCAACCCGCCGACCGCCTCCAGCCCGCCCCGCAGGTTTGGAAAAATCAAGTTTTCTTGGCACGCGGCCACACCTGTTCATCTACATATTGTCCGAGGCTGCTTTTGTGTGGCAGCCACAAAGGCTGCGTGGCTTGCAAAACGGCCAATATTTGCCATCGGGTCCCCTTGAGGAGATGTTGGCCGACCCCTGGTATAAAGGAAAGGACTAGGGCTTTGAAAACCGGGCCCGAACCCTGGCACAACCACTTGATGTGGGCCACTGAGACCCActgacttttatttccctttttggaAGTCGAAGCCGATCGTGTCCCTCTAGTGGGATTGTGGCCAGGACTGGCCATAGGATCTATGGAGCGCTTGGCGTGGTTGCCTGGTCCGGGGGAAGGGCTCAGTGGAAGGGGCTGATTAATCTTacttacttactagattaccggggctcctgcatggctcagtcggttaagcatctgccttcagctccggtcatgatcccagggtcctgggatcgagacccaccttgggctgcctgctcaacaggaagcctgcttttccctctcccactccccctgcttgtgttccctctctctctccctcaggcaCATGTGcgtgcaaataaataaataaaatcttaaaaaccaacCACATTATTATTGTTAACAGTTTTGtcaaacatttaatgagcacccCCTTTGTGCCAGCACTTTGCCAGGTACCAGAGATACAGGGAACGGGACATAGCCCGCAACCTGCAGGTGCTCACTGCCTAGAGGGGGTGCAGCCATGGAGACAGTGGTCGACGACCTAAGAAAGAATCAAGAAGGGCCAGAAAGAGGTACAGCCAGCGGGGAGGCCCACCCGTGGGGGCAGAGACCAGCAGGGTGGACGACGTGGGGGCAATGGTGGGAGGTTTCCAGAGCAAGGAGGTTctcaagctgggcttgaaaaataCAAGTAGTAAAAGAATAGCAGCTCACACTGATGAAATGATCTCTTATctccaggcaccattctaagactttcacatttaaatattttttcatttaattttcccaaCATCTCTGTGGCGGCAGGAGCATTGTCCTCTCCATTCGACTGCTCAGAAAATGGAGTGTCAAGGGACCCATCACTCCTCCGTAGTCACAGTGACGTGGACcgtctgattccagagcctgagCCTCTGTCTACTCGACCCTACTGCACGTTTTGTCCCCACTTGGTAGATGAGGAAGCCAGGCTCCGATGTTAACAACCTGTCCTGGGAGACCTCGGTCCGCGCTGACCCCTAGCCACACAGCTGGCTTGCCTCCCACGTGCCCACGCTGAGGTTCAGGGGGAGAGGGATGTGGTGGGAAGGAAGCCGACCATGCCTCCCAGCCCTCTGGACCCCACAGAAAAGAAGGGACCATATCCTGTACTTGTGGGTTTGTGGGCACCTGCCAGCAAAGCTGGCCACAGCCGGCTCAGGGGACCCATGTGGTCCCATTCACACGGCAAGCAGCTGCCTGCACTGTGGGAGTTCTGGGGCTTCGCACCTAAAAATCTTACCCCCACCCCAGACGAATTAATATATGCAAAGGGCTTAAAATGGTTCCTGGCTTTTCGTAAGCA harbors:
- the BDKRB1 gene encoding B1 bradykinin receptor, producing MAARTPLEFLSLNRTQLSPPSATSCDGAQEAWAVLHRVLPTFIIVICICGLLGNLFVLSVFLLPRRRLSVAEIYLANLAASDLVFVSGLPFWAENIANQFRWAFGGPLCRLVNGVIKANLFISIFLVVAISRDRYRALVHPVASRQRRRRRRAQATCLLIWTLGGLLSVPTFLFRSTAAVPPLNNSCACVLLPSGAAWPWLRMVELNVLGFLLPLAAIVFFNGHILASLRERAGVPGARAGGRTGRKAAVLILALVAAFLVCWAPYHFFAFLEFLYQVRAVRGCFWEDFIDLGLQYANFFAFINSCLNPVIYVFVGRLFRTKAWELYQQCAARSLPPGSLPHRTGVLQHFWRK